gtcgtacATCATTTTCCGACACTGGGACCGGTtagaaaaagcggagaggtggtcaatatataacatggtgtcgtggtatgaaagaaaactGTACAGGACTGACTTTTGttagtccttcacgactccctggttgagGTCCTAGAGAtgatgcaacacagtggctagagacgttgtcagacatggctcagagtAGAAGCCATTGGCGACCCCGctgtaaatttattttactttcttcacaaAAAATGGACGTAACTCCTTTAActggaagaattctttctggttgtacctttgctaactgaactgcttctcccattattattattactacttcaCTATCATAGTTCCCCTTTCTCTTATACGCACCttacattctctatctcttcacattttcattgttattgtgtggcgcatatgtatttggtacccctttgtaccaatatttatgtgttcaaataataataatagtaataatgataataataatgataataagtgaCGGGCTGACAATAAGAATGGTGAATTTGAGAAACAACGAGCGAAACTTTTTTTATACTTTTGAGTGCTGTGAAAGGATGTGTGGGAATCGACTTTAACCAGATGCCCACATAGTATGACAACGTTTCTTTCAGAGAGACCCGTGAGGTGATAAGCATTATTGACATCATTGATTTTGAAGCCCGATAACAAAACTAAACTATTCTAACTTCCACCACTGTAGTGCATATGCGACTTTAAATGGGTATACGAATTTTAAGTTTGATTTTGGAGATTGACTATCCCAAGCAAAGTGAAAGACGAAAAATGAATGCATGTGTCATTTTGATTGATTCTTAACCACGGCACTCAACGTCTCCCGCTACTGGTTACGGAAGTTGCATAGAGTTTAACCAAGTGGTCTGCACCTAACTACATGTTTCAGTCTAACAGTTATTAACTTCATGGAACGATGTCACATCTTAGTCTTGTTACCACCAGCTCTCTTATAACAGTAAATACAGAACGTCAAAGTAAAGTGGAACCAGGCATTCTTAGCAGGACGAAAATTGGATTTAAGCATGTTCCAAGTTGAATTATGTTGGAGTATATTGAGTGCCCCTTTCTTCTTCAATCAGCGCTACAGAATAACTGGAGATTTTAGAGTTTCCTTGtgtaaaactataaatatactgacGTTCTTCTTACTGTGATTCACTTCCATACAACTTatcttattttgaatacaacTAAGTACTTGTCCAAGTCGTTTTCTAACTTTGAGGACTAGTTGAGTGAGGTAAAGTGTCCGAATAATACTAAGCAattaggcccccaaatgccctggtacggccgagagtggggagagtctactctctctctcgaaatgctctcacatggccagcgaatatatagcctctgccagggaagtcctactcactgccttctcgtggcgggggtgttgtttacgaaagtgagaggacgaaaagcgaatgtccggcgctttaaccgggttggtggacacggagggtccacctaggggagttggaaaaccctgattccaaaccaatggtgcacatgggctccagtatcctgatggaacgaatggcggaagaacctgtcattggtcaacggctaccatgggactgcatctcctcacgatgttccactgccttgtggatcagaccttttggtcaaaggctcggggtgtggccccctaagaaaaccacctacttcggtttgggcacccgggcagtatcactgcccacacacacacaaatagtgtggcgcatatgtacctggtgcccttttgtaccaatatatatgtgtttaaataaataaataaataagcaattAGAGTAACTAAGTCGGATAATGGATACGTAATCTATTTCCCAACTATCGCAACTGATAACGACTAACAATTTCATCAACCAATTTACTATTTTCGCCCACTACCCTGCACCTAAAATTGATATTGCTCTGAAGATATTCACCATCAAATAGTTATAATCTGCGCATGTCCTCTATATTTAAGGGCTACGTGTCACAGACACAAAGCAGAACAGAACAAATACTCCTGAGCAGTACATCCAACCCCTTCGCTGTCAAAAGCCAGAAAGATTTTTAAATCTGTGTTGAGATTTACCCAGACACCAACCTAACAGGGCTTACAAGGTAAGTAAAATGGACGATGAGCTCAAAAACATCACTCTCTAGCATTGGTTTAGGCGTACACATTAACCAATTGTGTAGCAGCATTATGCATCTAGAGGGAAAGAATGATCTAAGTTATATCGTAAACCCAATCATATGAGTGCATTAATGACTTGCCCTGAAGTATGGTAAAACAAGTAACTAAAACCTTTCCAACTGGCGTTAACTTGAAATGAAAACCTTTGCACCAAACGTCTAGTTCATTATCTAGTTTTTTTCATTGATGACAGTATTTTAAAAATTCCAAACTTATTTAAATACGCAGCTAATGACTAGTCAGTTGTTCACCTGTAAAGACGATGTGtaactttaaaaaaattggATGAAAAACATTTAGCGACTAAACCTAATAATATAATCGGGTTACTAAACTACAACGAATTTCATGTAGTTCCAATCACTAGTTCGAAATAGGTCTACTTACTTGGGCGTATAACCATGTAATCGAGCCGCAACCTGAATAAGACTTTCATTTTCATCTGTTATATCGTACGATTGAATATTCACAATGGAACCGTGGGAAGATTCACTACTAGACATGAAATTAGTCCCATGACTCAAACACGTTTGGATATTGTGATACAAGATCTGATAACGTTTGCTTGCATCCGGAAGTGATATTAACAAACGTCTATAAAATAGTTCCCTGCATTCATGGATGCTAAAAACTTTGTCAATCGTAGTAGCTGTTGCTAGAATGCAAAATCGATATGTTGGATTTTGATTGTGAACCAAACTCTGACTAACCAATTGGATTGATTCGATAAACCTTTCTAAAATTTTAGGAAACATTTTTGATTCAACATCCGTATCAGCTGTAGAATGAGTATTAGTATCTATATTTTCATCGTTATCGATCCACTTGTCGATGTTAGGCCATAAAATAATTACAGGAATACAGTTTCTGTTGCTGACATCTAATTGTCCAACCAAATTCGTCAGCCAGCGATAGGCATTATGATGAGAAGATTTATTAGTTAATTCGGTGACCAATTCAGATGTGAATGTAATGAATACCGGCTTTTCATACAAGGACTACAAGAAAAAAATGACAATATCATACAAAtgataggaatatatatataactggtaTTAACAAAATAGATTCAACTTGTAACGGGAAGGAAATTTACCCCAATTGTCGAAACTAAGTGGATTTGGTCATTGGCAATATTCTCAAGAAATGTACGCTTTCCACAGCCAGGAAGTCCATAAAGGATAATCCCAGGAGTTATATTGGAAGAAAAAACAGTGTCATTTCCATGAACACACGTTAGTAGGAAGTTGCTGAGATAGCCGAGAATTACATCTCTAACTGTATCCAAACCAAACAAGTGACTGTTGATGTAATTGACTTTTGGTGTCAACTTGGAAATCTCAGATCTTCCAAACCCGACTGACAAGTTAGGTGAAGCTTCAGCTTGGACCAAGATCAATTTGGTAGAAGAACCAATCTAAAATAATGACGAAATACATAAAATATAGTCAGAATAAAGTATGCAATGAAAAACTTAATGAGACAAAATAGGTTAGACTGACTTAAAGAATTCACAAAGTTAGATTTCACTAGACAACtagtttttaatattaaatAGAAATGACTTCTGAAATTAAAAAAGCTGCAAAGTTAGGTGTGAGAAAAGTTGGGTGCCGTAAAATGTAAACTGGATATTTATGATGAACAGTATAAAATCAGATAATGTATACCACAGTTAATGAATTTGatagaatgtatttttaaaCGGAATACAGTCTTGCGACAAAACTATGATCCACatacctgcttcagtctgggcatctgggcagtatcacagccctcacacaaatcaaatgagatttgtgaggcgcatatttatctggtgcttccttgtaccaatatttatgtgtttaaataaaataagtgaTCCACAATGTTTAATTACCAAAATGGTCCACGGAAGTCAGAATTTTTAAGGGCATTCATACGCATTCCATCTCCTATTTTCTTTATCGACCGAATTCCGTTAAATAAATAAGCATACCATGAGAACTAATACCTCAGAAAATGTAATATTTATAATTAGGGAACTGAAATTATCAAGATTATCAACACAGGACTTATTATTACTGGGAAGTAAGGTTAAAGTGTGGAGCAAAACCATTATTTATTCCACAGAAGTGGCCAGATGAGGGGAAACTATCAAAACATTTTctaacgaatatatatatatatatatatatatatatatatatatatatatataacttatctAAGAATCGATACCTCAATTAAATGACCAGGTATAATGAAAAACAGTTATAAAATCAATGCACCAATATGGACTGGGTTCGAAGAAGTAAAGAATGTATGATAAGTTACATGGTAAGACATTCTAATATGAGAATGGAAAGTAAACGTCTTCAACAGGCGTCAAAAATTTAAAAACCTGCCATTTAGAACTACTTATGTGAAATAATGCGCTGGATTACTCcaacaatgaaaaatataaaagaGGTGGAATAATTAATTCGTGCACAAAATTATTATGTCAACCCAGATATCGCTATAAGACGAAGCGATTTacaagtattgtttgtttacacACTTAGAGTACCGACAATTAATTTTTACTGTATCAGCCTTGTGCTAAGCGACAGTAACTTGGTTTCAAGAAATTGAAAGAATTTCTCTAGTGAATGACACAAATATATTTCCAGGCATTATGTAGAACATAATGTCCGAAATCAGGAAACATCTAAAGTAAGTCAACTACATGAACCGACTACCAGTCTGTCAGTCATATGCAACGTAAAATCTGGAGCATGTGTACATCGGCTTAAGTTCCCATACCCCATTAGCATAGCAAAATGAAATTGTCAGAGAAAATCCTAGAGTAGTAGAAATAGTGACAATAATATTGGTAATAAGAAAGATTAGGCATCAAAGATGCAATTCAAGAAaacataaattagtgaaataaaaatatgtaGGAAATTTAAAAACTTAGGAATCAAGGAGAAACAAACAATCCATGCACCTGTACCATTGCGAACGTTTTTGAGCCATGTCGTTCAAAGTTTGTAACCACTGATTACGATAAAGACGTAGACCCCGACTAGGTATATTGTACCTACCTAAATAGCTCAGTCTAGTAATTAGTAACTGATGCCATATCTTCGTTTGGTCACCCTGGCCTTCTCCCAGCCTGTTCCTACATCAACCATCATCGCGCATTGAGGTGGTCTGTATAAAGGTGTACGTAATGCATATTCTGACTATCTCAGTTGATAACGATTTACTACTTCATCAACTATTCGCTACACTTACGTAGTACTTTGCATTTAAGCTCAGAATTGCTAGCCAGATGGTTCCAAAATATAAGACCAATGGTTCGAAGAGGCCTacgatcgaatactagtaacctatgaATATCCTCTATCTTTTGAAGGCCAGGTTTTACACCCACTAATTAGAACGGAAACAAAAGTTGCACAGTCAATGTATCCTTTAGTTGGTAGATGGACATATTGCCTAAGTCACAAGATGACGGAAGTTGGAGAAAGTCAAACGAACTCGATATGTTTGCACCGATACTTTGTCACATTCTAATCTGCCAGGACTGATGAGACTTTGGTGGCAATTAAGGCAGTCAATGCAATCAACCGCTTCAGGGATTGACAGAGAACAGGTCTTGAACCGATATTTTGGATTTAGAGGGAGAGAAACATCCTAAATATGCATGGATTGTTGCTTAAGGCAGTCCGGAGACGACACTTTAttgtcttcaccaaacaagaCTATATCTTCGTATCCAAAGTCAACAGGTGAACATCCtggcagtcagtcagtcagtcacaacgtagaacttcgtacgtacgtacgtacatcagttcgagtcgccataccacattagcacagagatgcagttgtcgattcaaatcccatagtggtagaagtagtaagagtataagcattatgtgaaagaccAGGgtttgaaggagtataatccagcgaaataaatttggaaagagaaaaaaaagagacatgaagaattagaatttgggagaacataaagattggatgcatcttcgccattgcaaacgattttgagccatgtcactcaagaTCTCTAATCATCGatcgctatcatctcgcgaatcccctCAGCTTCCTTTGACTTTTACGACGTAAGTATGAGTTACGCGATTCAGTAACATTTTAGTCACTCCAATAGTACTAAATCAAAACTTGGGTTTTACAATTTATTGTTACGAAACTCACTTTAAAAACAGGTTGATCAGAAGGTGACTGAATAAGCTCACATAACCAAAGATTATCACTGTTATTGAATGACTCCGAGGGAAAAGTGAGGTCGTTGAAATGTGAAGGAAAGTCACAATCCTCTTTTAGACTGTAAAATTAAGTAATTGAAAACATAAGGTAATTTTAGATGACGAAAaagatttcaataaataatggCGTCTACAGTTCAGAACAAACTAGATGCAGAGAACTGTCTAAACATGAAGTTCCTAAGAATGTGGGTAAAGTGGAAAGTAGTCATTGGGTGGAATGTTATGAAGTCAGACAAAAGTGTAGAAATCGGATGTTTACATCCAGAAAGTAGATTAAAATATGATAAGACAAAAATGATGCTCATAATTTCAAAAAGACGTATCGACGTGCATAAGACAAGGTTGCAATTAACTAGAACAGCTTCGATAAGTTACTACCTCAATCTTAAAGGAGCTATATTCGGCAGTAACGAAATACATAACACAGGAGCTAGTATAATAATATGGAGCCCTACGCCACATATGAAGAACGGtacaatacaaaaaaaaacttgaaggcggaaaataaatcaaatgaagGACAGAAGGTGAATAATAATGCAACCAATCGTTGATCTACAAgattgaatgtacctgcattacTCTGACTAGTTTTCAGACATACCGACTGGATCATTTCGTTCATCTTTGCCAAAAGGAGTAATCACAAACAGTATGAAGACCAAATATTAAAAACGTCACCGATTAATCCCACGGTTTGGTTTAGCCAATTTAGTCAAGTTTTCACTCAATCAGAACAGTTTATTCAGATAAAGGAGATGGTTAACTTCATACTAATGAATGAGAACATACTCAACACTCCAAATAGGATAGTTTGATGAATAAGCTCTTGAATAAACCTGCAAAGATTTTATGATTAACGACTACAGACTTCATCCAAAAAATTTATCTCAATGAAAAGGCTAATAGCTGGGATCGATTATAGGCAGATACAGCTGATTTTCACCCTTGAACTAACATGGTTTATTACTAGTTCACTTGTAGATGCAACATGTTAAATCAAGGAAATGAGTCTTGCAGGCAAATAGTCGTGTTCATAGAACCAAGTTTCTTGAGAGCTTTACGGGCTTAAATCAGACTTAACAGATGGTTAACTGACTTTGTGTCGGAACTAAATATATGACAAGGAAAAACAAGTCAGACTGAGCTGAATAATGAATAAAGACATCTTACATGGTTCCCCTGATGTTTTGAATGGGGAACGATTCTCCAGATGCTGAAATGGCCTCGACGATTAGTAAACTGAAGTGGTCACCAAGTGCTCGAATAGTCTGCTTTGTTCCAACCATGGTGTGTGACATCTCTGAAGAATTTAACAATCAATGTCACGAGACTTACGCAATCTGTAATGGAGACTATTTTCCAGAAGAGGTAAGAGAACCGGGTCCACCGGAGTCCTGTTTCACCGTAAAATTAGAATAATTCAGGTTACATAATCTCTAGTCTCAACGACTTAGCCGGAATCACTCGGGTTGGTAGTTGAATGGTCAATCTTCGAGGTAAATCTGGATCGAACTTGGATAACACCTCATCAGAGATCTCAACATTGTCTGAGGATGAAACCCCAACGACAGCAGGAAATTTGTAATTTACGACAACAACTTGAAATACACAAAGCTGGTTCTTACGGTAAAATGAAAAAGGTAGTAATATATCAGGTTTCATTTCGAAGTGCATTAAAATGCAAATTAGTAATGCAAGCCGCCAGTTCTTCCTAGGCGCACTTTTTTGGTATATGATCAAGTGTTATTTGGTGACGAAATACATAGTGCGCATACCAGGAAATGCAAATAGCGGAAAGGCATTACCACGTTCGCCCCAAGGTTGTCACCGGGACTTCTAGGTCACCGTAATTTGCGGAACATCTAGTTTCAAATTCAGtctcagtttcagtttggaaaggacaggaggcttgatggcctgtgttagtcctggcaatgatggtctctcagctgatccaactttcttttgaaggagtctaCTATTGCTGCTCATCTTGATATTAAATTATGACGTTCACGCATTTACATCACTCACTTGCAAGATGATAATTTTATGAGCATCCCATCCACGTTATGACATTTGCAATTCACTGGACTGACATGTACAGGTTCCATGGCTGATATCCAAATGGTGTGGTTATGAAAAGTATTGCTGACACTACCCTAAGAGTAGACTTCGCTGAAAAAGTTTGATAGCGTCTCCTATTTGGCCAGATCTGATTCGACTACTTTGTCTGAACTTTCGTGAATCAATAATGGATGAAAACTATTCTTCGTTTGATATACCAAGCAATGTTTGTGAGCAAGTGCAGCTTCCTTAAGTGGTGCGACAGCTGGTTATGGCTTCCTTACATATATTCCGTATTCTTCTCTATTCACACTTAAACGATTCGTGGCCTGTTCACAAAACAAGTCCAAAAAGTGTTTTGTACGCCTCGGAACCTTTCGGGTCTCTTCATAGATCAATGGGAGGCAATGTGATGGCCTACGTGTTGACCATAGGATGAACGGTAAGGTTATGGACTCGAATGGGACTTTAAACGTATCCCGATTGTCTCATCGATCCATCTGTATCAACCAACCAATCTTAAGATAGCACAGCCCCTGATTGTCGGAATTTTAGCCTGCTAGATATTGGAACGGGGTGGAGGAAGTTTGTGTTGTATGCTGTGTCCGAAAACTAGCGTACAGTACAACTTGGTCGTTGTTTTCTAGTGGAGCGTACAGAATGTCAATGAAATCAACACAGTGGTAATAAAGACACGTTCCAACAATGGAGGATCGTGTTCCAAGCCAACGTGTACCGGTTTTGTGGTGCATCGCAGCAGTGTGCACCAAATAATGGTTGAAAGCAGTCTGCAGACAAAAAATTCACCTGAAGTTGTAAGTCCTAACTAGTTGATATGCGGCGCGTTGAAATCTCCAACTATGATACACCAAACAGCTCTACTACAAGGACAGATATGAGTAATGACAAAGTCGTCAGTAAGGCTACGCGGGCTGCGGTATATTCTCACTGTAATCACTGATCCGGGTCTAGATTTTATTGTAAGACAAGCTACCACACATGTGACATCATCATGCGCCACTTACGTGCTCGAATGTACAAGAAAGCGATCTctaacatataatattatgccgACTTCCTTTAGATttataactctatcacttctgtgCAGATGCCTCCTACAATGAGGGGGGAACAGTCAGTATCTACGATAAGTTCCATCTCTGTGACAACGATCACATGGAGACATGTTGCATCCATCATTCAGCTTAGCTCAAATGATTTGTTTGTGGGACTATGAACGTTCGTGCAGCACACAAAAAGCAAAGTCTATAGCTATTTATATCAAGACAAAATGTGCCAGATCAATAATTGGCCAATTAAAAACCCCAACTGTAGCTATCTTTTTATGCTTCTTCATAGTGTTCCAAGATACGAAGCTAACAGGCTCCTAGTGAACAACTATTAATCCTTCCAAAGTCTCGAAAACATTATTGAAGACGTAGGCGAAGCCATATGTTCCAGATATGTGTTTTCGGTGGTGCACCACAAAGAAATGAAGAAGAAAAAGGAAAAGACAGAAAAGTAGAACTGATAATGTTCATGAGTGATGACGTTGAGTCATTTGAGGTGGAAAAGTTAGGTGATCATCAGC
Above is a genomic segment from Schistosoma mansoni strain Puerto Rico chromosome 2, complete genome containing:
- a CDS encoding putative aaa family ATPase; the protein is MSHTMVGTKQTIRALGDHFSLLIVEAISASGESFPIQNIRGTILKEDCDFPSHFNDLTFPSESFNNSDNLWLCELIQSPSDQPVFKIGSSTKLILVQAEASPNLSVGFGRSEISKLTPKVNYINSHLFGLDTVRDVILGYLSNFLLTCVHGNDTVFSSNITPGIILYGLPGCGKRTFLENIANDQIHLVSTIGSLYEKPVFITFTSELVTELTNKSSHHNAYRWLTNLVGQLDVSNRNCIPVIILWPNIDKWIDNDENIDTNTHSTADTDVESKMFPKILERFIESIQLVSQSLVHNQNPTYRFCILATATTIDKVFSIHECRELFYRRLLISLPDASKRYQILYHNIQTCLSHGTNFMSSSESSHGSIVNIQSYDITDENESLIQVAARLHGYTPKDLVRLVHVSYASFLSKQNDNSKDFPRTRNFNQSLDSFCEILINESHSYLPINLSQHITSVEPLRWTDIGGYRELKLTFKTMIQDRLVSAAKPNSLDAQADAALRLRVPRGILLHGPPGCSKTMFVRALATECQLPLIAVQASRIFGRYVGDSERNMRRILVHARASAPAILFIDEIDLLLPSRNTGETSASEHVLGEVLMAMDGVEGQNGQVILVAATNRMDNLDSALSRAGRFDLVIEVSPPDADARTDILRLELSKRALKDKSLLNCKWLNLFATNQLNNYTGAEVVQVVQQAAQIARQDNSNQISKKHLLQAQTLLPPRSLLNYFSQRKIINNQVTMSTNNNLLSIRQKTLIFPVLILCIAIIFQLVYINNIFKVI